The following are encoded together in the candidate division WOR-1 bacterium RIFOXYB2_FULL_36_35 genome:
- a CDS encoding transcriptional repressor yields MKKEAGIFFEFLAGHGLKFTNQRKIILNIFLNTEDHLSVDDLFVLSRREDKTIGYATVHRTLKLIKESGLGREVDFGEKRKRFEHLLGHKHHDHLICTKCKDTIEVFDPKIEKLQEKLAQRYGFKPSFHRMEIFGLCKKCSL; encoded by the coding sequence ATGAAGAAAGAAGCAGGTATTTTCTTTGAGTTTTTGGCGGGCCATGGGCTTAAATTTACAAATCAGAGAAAAATAATTTTGAATATATTTTTAAACACAGAAGATCATTTATCTGTCGATGATTTATTTGTCCTTTCCAGAAGAGAGGATAAAACAATAGGGTATGCGACAGTCCATAGGACTCTAAAACTTATAAAAGAATCCGGACTTGGGAGGGAAGTAGATTTTGGCGAAAAAAGAAAAAGATTTGAACATCTTTTAGGACACAAACATCACGATCATCTTATCTGTACAAAATGTAAAGATACGATAGAAGTTTTTGATCCCAAGATTGAAAAACTTCAGGAAAAACTTGCCCAAAGATATGGTTTCAAGCCGTCTTTTCACAGAATGGAAATATTTGGATTATGTAAGAAGTGTAGTTTGTAA